A single window of Ignavibacteriota bacterium DNA harbors:
- a CDS encoding DUF4905 domain-containing protein has product MKLKKTFSFIDKNQIWRLLISESDKLLIETRDLENKEVFFNYIDLNTGKSILKNFQLEEKFWIGIEKIYKEKMIFHHYAKPNMPEHKKIIVYDIFQNQIIWQNDDLVFLTIFDDKIYAIKKKFEGREIYILDINSGEIIGNVENEDDKLKSVLENVNFEDYSDYKYPETHYNDEQTNDEIISKETKGNWNVTNIDKLQFGDLLMFNYHVKKENNSLDNMFAVYNIEKKKKVISEILNKNLNSYSPDSFFCYKNNLIVLKNKIELFSYKIV; this is encoded by the coding sequence ATGAAACTAAAAAAGACATTTTCGTTTATTGATAAAAATCAAATTTGGCGGCTGCTTATTTCCGAATCCGATAAGTTACTTATAGAAACAAGAGATTTAGAAAATAAAGAAGTATTCTTTAACTATATTGATTTGAACACCGGAAAGTCAATTTTAAAGAATTTCCAATTGGAAGAAAAATTTTGGATCGGCATTGAAAAAATCTATAAAGAAAAAATGATTTTTCACCATTACGCAAAACCGAATATGCCGGAACACAAAAAAATAATTGTATATGATATTTTTCAGAATCAAATAATTTGGCAAAATGATGATTTAGTATTTTTAACGATTTTTGATGATAAAATTTATGCAATCAAAAAAAAATTCGAAGGCAGGGAAATTTACATCTTAGATATTAATTCCGGTGAAATAATTGGCAACGTTGAAAATGAGGATGATAAATTAAAATCAGTTTTGGAAAATGTAAACTTCGAAGATTATTCAGATTACAAATATCCCGAAACACATTATAATGACGAGCAAACCAACGACGAAATAATTTCAAAGGAAACAAAGGGTAATTGGAATGTAACGAACATTGATAAATTACAATTCGGTGATTTATTGATGTTCAATTACCACGTGAAAAAAGAAAATAATTCTCTTGATAATATGTTTGCCGTTTACAATATTGAAAAAAAGAAAAAAGTTATTTCTGAAATTTTAAATAAAAATTTAAATTCATATTCACCCGATTCATTCTTTTGCTACAAAAACAATTTGATTGTTCTTAAAAATAAAATTGAATTATTTTCATATAAAATTGTTTAA
- a CDS encoding DUF4920 domain-containing protein has product MKKIIVILLAVLLSNFSMNAENLKKYGKEITLKEKTPISKIIENPESFVGKKVLVEGNVVGVCEKRGCWMNISGDKDFETIRVKVNDGEIVFPMEAKGKKALVEGEVYSIIVEGEECKDDCKKEGESKEKCEHEKMTKKVYQIKGIGAEIK; this is encoded by the coding sequence ATGAAGAAAATTATTGTAATATTGTTAGCGGTGCTATTATCAAATTTTTCAATGAATGCCGAAAATTTAAAGAAATACGGAAAAGAGATTACACTAAAAGAGAAAACTCCTATTTCAAAAATTATTGAAAATCCTGAAAGTTTTGTGGGCAAAAAAGTTTTGGTCGAAGGTAATGTTGTCGGCGTTTGCGAAAAAAGAGGATGTTGGATGAACATAAGCGGAGATAAGGACTTTGAAACTATTCGAGTAAAAGTAAATGACGGCGAAATTGTTTTTCCGATGGAAGCGAAAGGGAAGAAAGCACTTGTTGAAGGTGAAGTATATTCAATTATTGTAGAAGGCGAAGAATGTAAAGACGACTGCAAAAAAGAAGGAGAAAGTAAGGAAAAATGCGAACATGAAAAAATGACAAAAAAAGTTTATCAGATTAAGGGAATTGGTGCTGAAATAAAGTAA
- the priA gene encoding primosomal protein N': MFAEIVFPLPFRNSFTYSIPEEFEENVQIGVRVVASFGKRTLTGFVIKLKQSSDIKEKIKPIKDVLDNQSIFSEKSLQFYEWISDYYLCSLGEALKNSVPYGLEVESKKTIIADAVFCKELLGKEKNIKSTKSKLLQILSEKESFKIGYLQKTVKKKNIYSILKTLEKNGAITILDEIENSKVRIKKAKFIKLNKDIDEVYEIIPTLEKKSEKQIVILLELLSSKEKEIQQSELLKKTNANQSSINSLEKKGIIKIIDKEIERVYTENYVEEKQNFVLTENQKNVISKVSQEIEKDNFKTFLLHGVTGSGKTQVYIELAKIAHKKGKTVLILVPEISLTPQITSRFFNTFGNEITVMHSRMSLGERYDSWRGIIKGKYKIVIGARSAVFAPLENIGLIIVDEEHDQSYKQYDLIPKYNGRDSAILRAMFYNSPILLGSATPSLESMYNAKAGKYELLELPERVDNAKLPKIKLVDVTLEKKNNRMVGVFSKTLLEEIDNRLKKKENVIILQNRRGFATQAYCEDCGTIEMCENCSVSMVYHIHKNVMKCHYCGNVKPVPKACKFCGSINMKYFGTGTQRVEDEISYHFPNAKIERIDSDTIAQKGRLGIILNNFRKGEIDILVGTQIVSKGMDFSNVTLVGVISAETSLWLPDFRADERTFQLLTQVAGRSGRSKEEGEVIIQTQNFKNFVLQKVLDNNYKAFYENEILLRQQNFYPPFSRIALVEINNEDQQKAKQAAFDFNKRLMKFSDKLIILPPNEAIISKIKGIFRFQIMIKSMRKSDPNGKILRNALMNALVDYNQKSRFRDVKLYFDIDPQSVV, translated from the coding sequence TTGTTTGCAGAAATAGTTTTTCCGTTGCCTTTCAGAAATTCGTTCACATATTCAATTCCGGAAGAATTTGAAGAAAATGTTCAAATTGGAGTTAGAGTAGTTGCGTCATTTGGTAAAAGAACATTAACCGGTTTTGTAATAAAATTAAAACAATCATCCGACATAAAAGAAAAAATAAAACCAATAAAAGATGTTTTAGATAACCAGTCAATATTCAGTGAAAAAAGTCTTCAGTTTTACGAATGGATTTCAGATTATTATTTATGTTCATTGGGAGAAGCATTAAAAAACTCAGTACCGTATGGTTTAGAAGTAGAATCAAAAAAAACAATAATTGCCGATGCAGTATTTTGTAAAGAATTACTAGGTAAAGAAAAAAATATAAAAAGTACAAAATCAAAATTACTGCAAATACTTTCTGAAAAAGAATCTTTTAAAATTGGTTATCTACAAAAAACGGTTAAGAAAAAGAATATTTATTCTATTCTTAAAACTTTGGAAAAAAATGGAGCGATAACAATTTTAGATGAAATTGAAAATTCAAAAGTGAGAATAAAAAAAGCAAAATTTATTAAGCTGAATAAAGATATAGATGAAGTTTATGAAATAATTCCAACCTTAGAAAAAAAATCCGAAAAGCAGATTGTAATTCTTCTCGAACTGCTGAGCAGTAAAGAAAAAGAAATACAGCAAAGTGAATTACTGAAAAAAACAAATGCCAATCAATCGTCAATAAATTCACTTGAGAAGAAAGGAATTATAAAAATTATTGATAAGGAAATAGAAAGAGTATATACCGAAAATTATGTTGAGGAAAAGCAAAATTTTGTATTGACCGAAAATCAAAAAAATGTAATTTCAAAAGTTTCGCAAGAAATTGAAAAAGATAATTTCAAAACATTTTTATTGCACGGAGTAACCGGAAGCGGTAAAACCCAAGTTTATATAGAACTTGCAAAAATTGCGCATAAAAAAGGGAAAACGGTTTTAATATTAGTACCAGAAATTTCTTTAACTCCGCAAATCACTTCGCGGTTTTTCAATACATTCGGAAACGAAATTACTGTAATGCACAGCAGAATGTCATTGGGAGAAAGATACGATTCATGGCGCGGAATTATAAAAGGAAAGTATAAAATTGTAATCGGTGCAAGATCGGCGGTATTTGCTCCATTAGAAAATATTGGATTGATAATTGTTGACGAAGAACATGACCAAAGTTATAAGCAGTATGATTTAATTCCAAAATACAACGGAAGAGATTCCGCAATTCTAAGGGCAATGTTTTACAATAGTCCAATTTTATTGGGATCGGCAACACCTTCTTTAGAAAGTATGTATAACGCGAAAGCGGGTAAATATGAATTGCTGGAATTGCCAGAAAGAGTTGATAATGCCAAACTTCCAAAAATTAAATTGGTTGATGTTACTTTAGAAAAGAAAAATAATAGAATGGTCGGTGTTTTTTCTAAAACACTTTTAGAAGAAATTGATAATAGGTTAAAGAAAAAAGAAAATGTAATTATTCTTCAAAACAGAAGAGGATTTGCTACACAAGCTTACTGTGAAGATTGCGGTACAATTGAAATGTGCGAGAATTGTTCGGTTTCAATGGTTTATCACATTCATAAAAATGTAATGAAATGTCATTATTGCGGTAATGTTAAACCTGTACCTAAAGCATGTAAATTCTGCGGCTCAATAAATATGAAATATTTTGGGACCGGTACGCAAAGAGTCGAAGATGAAATATCTTATCATTTCCCGAATGCGAAAATAGAGAGAATTGATTCGGATACAATTGCGCAAAAAGGCAGATTGGGAATTATTCTAAACAACTTTAGAAAAGGTGAAATTGATATTTTGGTTGGAACTCAAATTGTTTCAAAAGGAATGGATTTTTCAAACGTAACATTAGTCGGCGTAATTTCCGCAGAAACATCATTATGGCTTCCCGATTTTAGAGCTGATGAGAGAACGTTTCAACTTTTAACGCAAGTCGCCGGAAGATCGGGAAGAAGTAAAGAAGAAGGTGAAGTTATAATTCAAACGCAGAATTTTAAAAACTTTGTACTCCAGAAAGTTTTGGATAATAATTACAAAGCATTTTATGAGAATGAAATTTTACTTCGGCAGCAGAATTTTTATCCGCCTTTTTCAAGAATTGCATTAGTTGAAATTAATAATGAAGATCAGCAGAAAGCAAAACAAGCCGCGTTCGATTTCAATAAAAGGCTTATGAAATTCAGCGATAAATTAATTATTCTTCCTCCAAACGAAGCAATAATTTCTAAAATAAAAGGAATTTTCAGATTTCAAATTATGATTAAAAGTATGCGAAAATCCGATCCGAATGGAAAAATTTTAAGAAATGCTTTGATGAATGCTTTAGTTGATTATAATCAAAAATCAAGATTTAGAGATGTGAAATTGTATTTTGATATTGATCCTCAGAGTGTGGTTTAA
- a CDS encoding tryptophanase, whose protein sequence is MKTIIEPFRIKSVEPIKFTTKEERIKILENAGFNPFLIHADDVIIDLLTDSGTSAMSAKQWAGIMEGDESYAGSKSFYRFENAVKKITGHSFIIPTHQGRASEKILFSILGGTGKFIPNNTHFDTTRANVEFSGAEAVDLLNEIGKHPEIKADFKGNMDVMKLEEFINKVGVENIPLVMITITNNSGGGQPVSMQNIKDVKSVCNKYNLPLFIDACRFAENAYFIKKREKGYENKSILEISQEMFSYADGATMSAKKDALVNIGGFLSLNNEELAMKCRNLLIVTEGFPTYGGLAGRDLEAVAQGLEEIVDENYLQYRIRSIEYLGEKLVNAGIPIIEPPGGHAIYIDAKRFLPNIPPDQFPGQSIVSEIYIEGGVRGVEIGSVMFGKYGKDGNTISPAMELVRLAIPRRVYTQSHIDYVAEVIIEVFKNREKLKGYKIIYEAPMLRHFTAKFKKII, encoded by the coding sequence ATGAAAACAATTATTGAACCGTTCAGAATTAAATCTGTTGAACCGATAAAATTTACAACAAAAGAAGAAAGAATTAAAATTTTGGAAAATGCGGGTTTTAATCCATTTTTAATCCATGCAGACGATGTTATAATTGATCTTCTAACTGATAGCGGAACTTCCGCAATGAGCGCAAAGCAATGGGCGGGAATTATGGAAGGCGATGAATCTTATGCCGGTTCCAAGAGTTTCTACAGATTTGAAAATGCCGTTAAAAAAATTACGGGTCATAGTTTTATCATTCCTACACATCAAGGAAGAGCGTCCGAAAAAATTCTTTTTTCAATTCTTGGCGGAACAGGAAAATTTATTCCCAATAATACGCATTTCGATACAACTCGCGCCAATGTTGAATTCAGCGGTGCCGAAGCCGTTGATTTACTAAATGAAATTGGAAAACATCCTGAGATCAAAGCGGATTTTAAAGGAAATATGGATGTTATGAAACTCGAAGAATTCATTAATAAAGTCGGTGTTGAAAACATTCCTTTGGTAATGATAACAATTACAAACAATTCCGGCGGCGGACAGCCGGTTTCAATGCAAAATATTAAAGATGTGAAATCTGTTTGCAACAAATACAATTTACCGCTTTTTATTGACGCTTGCCGTTTTGCGGAAAATGCGTACTTTATTAAAAAAAGAGAAAAAGGATATGAAAATAAAAGCATTTTAGAAATTTCACAGGAAATGTTTTCTTATGCTGATGGCGCGACTATGAGCGCGAAAAAAGATGCTTTAGTTAATATCGGAGGATTTTTATCTCTTAACAATGAAGAATTGGCGATGAAATGCAGAAATTTGTTAATTGTAACGGAAGGTTTTCCCACATACGGAGGTTTGGCTGGAAGAGATTTGGAAGCGGTTGCGCAAGGTTTGGAAGAAATTGTTGATGAAAATTATCTTCAATACAGAATTAGAAGCATTGAATATTTGGGCGAAAAATTAGTGAATGCCGGAATTCCTATTATAGAACCTCCTGGCGGACACGCAATTTACATTGACGCAAAAAGATTTTTACCTAACATTCCTCCGGATCAATTTCCGGGTCAATCTATTGTCAGCGAAATTTATATTGAAGGCGGAGTGCGCGGAGTTGAAATAGGCAGCGTTATGTTCGGGAAATATGGTAAAGACGGAAATACGATTTCTCCGGCAATGGAATTGGTTCGTTTGGCAATACCAAGAAGGGTTTATACCCAAAGTCATATTGATTATGTTGCTGAAGTAATTATAGAAGTATTTAAAAATAGAGAAAAATTAAAAGGCTATAAAATAATTTATGAAGCTCCGATGTTAAGACATTTTACTGCAAAATTTAAAAAAATTATTTAA
- a CDS encoding PepSY-associated TM helix domain-containing protein: MKVRKIIRGLHRDVGYIAFGLIIIYSISGIAVNHVNDWNPNYNISKDTLIISSNIDSSLSTTELAKILAQYFSINDSIKSSFRSNPNKIDIFFQKKTLSANLQTKIAVLEKVENRFILRESNFLHLNHAKKIWTWIADIFAVSLIFLAVSGLIMIKGKLGFLGRGKWFMLLGLIIPILFLFLYFY, encoded by the coding sequence ATGAAGGTTAGAAAAATAATTCGCGGCTTGCATAGAGATGTAGGCTATATTGCATTTGGATTAATAATTATATATTCAATTTCAGGCATTGCAGTTAATCATGTAAATGACTGGAATCCAAATTATAATATTTCTAAAGACACATTAATAATTTCATCAAATATCGATTCAAGTTTATCAACCACAGAGTTGGCAAAAATATTAGCACAGTATTTCTCAATAAATGACAGCATAAAAAGTTCATTCCGTTCAAACCCAAATAAAATTGATATTTTTTTTCAGAAAAAAACACTTTCCGCCAATTTGCAAACTAAGATTGCGGTTTTAGAAAAAGTCGAAAACAGATTTATTTTGCGAGAATCTAATTTTCTTCACTTAAATCATGCTAAAAAAATATGGACTTGGATTGCCGATATTTTCGCGGTTTCTTTAATATTCCTCGCTGTATCAGGATTGATTATGATAAAAGGGAAATTGGGATTTTTAGGCAGAGGTAAATGGTTTATGCTCTTAGGATTAATAATTCCGATTCTATTTTTATTCTTATACTTTTACTAA
- a CDS encoding LD-carboxypeptidase, protein MKNKFRIVSFLAAGILFFSGCKTSDVGNENNFIEKHKPKRINFGNTIGLISPASYISDSQLNEAISNFQNLGFNVKYNPAIKDKYGYLAGSDSARAEDFNEMITDKDIDAIVAVRGGYGCARMLPFIDYELIKKNPKIIIGYSDITSLLYAIYEKTGLVCFHGPVGTSTFNDYSIQHLQNILLEPRENYKMKNSYTDENQIVVINEGIGEGELVGGNLSIVVSMIGTEYDIDTKGKIIFLEEVGEEPYRIDRMLTQMKQSGKFDNCAGIALGVFKNCDIKKEDPEFENSLSLVQIFNDILGDLKVPVIYNLSFGHIENKFTLPFGINARLDTKDKSLTLLEKAVE, encoded by the coding sequence ATGAAAAACAAATTCAGAATTGTATCCTTTTTAGCGGCAGGGATTTTATTTTTTAGCGGATGTAAAACATCGGATGTGGGAAATGAAAATAATTTTATAGAGAAACACAAACCAAAAAGAATAAATTTCGGAAATACAATCGGATTGATTTCTCCTGCAAGTTATATAAGCGACTCACAATTAAATGAAGCAATTTCAAATTTTCAGAATTTGGGATTTAACGTAAAATATAACCCGGCAATAAAAGATAAATACGGTTATTTAGCCGGCAGCGATTCAGCACGTGCCGAGGATTTTAATGAAATGATAACCGATAAAGATATTGACGCGATTGTTGCAGTTCGCGGCGGATACGGCTGCGCGAGAATGCTTCCTTTTATTGATTATGAATTGATCAAAAAAAATCCTAAAATAATTATTGGTTACAGCGATATTACATCTTTACTTTATGCAATTTATGAAAAAACAGGCTTGGTTTGCTTTCATGGTCCGGTAGGCACATCAACATTTAACGATTACTCTATTCAGCATCTGCAGAATATTTTGCTTGAACCGCGTGAAAATTATAAAATGAAAAACTCGTACACCGATGAAAATCAAATTGTTGTAATAAATGAAGGCATTGGTGAAGGTGAGTTGGTCGGCGGAAATTTATCAATTGTAGTATCAATGATTGGGACTGAATATGATATTGATACAAAAGGGAAAATTATTTTTTTGGAAGAAGTAGGAGAAGAACCTTACAGAATTGACAGAATGCTGACACAAATGAAGCAGAGCGGAAAATTTGACAATTGTGCCGGAATTGCTTTGGGTGTTTTTAAAAATTGCGATATTAAGAAAGAAGATCCGGAATTTGAGAATTCTTTATCGCTTGTTCAAATATTTAATGATATTCTTGGCGATCTTAAAGTTCCAGTAATTTATAATTTGTCGTTCGGTCATATAGAGAATAAATTTACACTTCCATTTGGAATAAATGCGCGGTTGGATACAAAAGATAAAAGTTTAACTTTATTAGAAAAAGCGGTCGAGTAA
- a CDS encoding YIP1 family protein — protein sequence MDDLNNRENPSDEIIEEEELGFTDKMIGVLSEPANLFQKLANLPYKTVEWLIPIGLVIIFSILSTVILMNNAEVKSNMMDKQIEQIEKNFQEAVDKGQMTQEQADQQLDMIQEQMEKGGSTQLIFSIIGIIIIVFLSFFILAGVYYLLVKFALKGDGAYKTSMTAYGLPHYIVVLQVIVIIIVSIAMGKMFMDTSVGSFINMEKDTIAGWFMHKLDIFSIWFYAVLSISLAKFFKSENTSKYFIGVFGLWLGFSLIMFFIVKAVPFLKWFGL from the coding sequence ATGGACGATTTAAACAATCGCGAAAATCCGTCTGATGAAATTATTGAAGAAGAAGAACTTGGATTTACCGATAAAATGATTGGCGTATTATCTGAGCCTGCAAATCTATTTCAGAAATTGGCAAATTTACCTTACAAAACCGTTGAGTGGTTAATTCCTATTGGACTTGTAATAATTTTTTCAATTTTATCTACTGTAATTTTGATGAATAATGCGGAAGTTAAATCCAATATGATGGATAAACAAATTGAACAGATTGAAAAGAATTTTCAAGAAGCTGTAGATAAAGGCCAAATGACACAAGAGCAGGCTGATCAACAGCTTGATATGATACAAGAACAAATGGAAAAAGGTGGATCAACACAATTAATTTTTTCAATAATAGGAATTATTATAATTGTATTTTTATCGTTTTTCATTCTTGCCGGAGTTTATTATCTGTTAGTTAAATTTGCATTAAAAGGAGATGGAGCTTACAAAACATCAATGACTGCATATGGCTTACCTCATTATATTGTTGTTTTACAAGTTATTGTAATAATTATTGTATCAATTGCAATGGGTAAAATGTTTATGGATACCAGCGTTGGAAGTTTTATTAATATGGAAAAAGATACAATTGCCGGCTGGTTTATGCATAAACTTGATATTTTCTCTATTTGGTTTTATGCGGTACTCAGTATTTCTTTGGCAAAGTTTTTTAAATCAGAAAATACTTCTAAATATTTTATCGGGGTATTCGGACTTTGGTTAGGATTCAGCTTAATTATGTTCTTTATCGTTAAAGCCGTTCCATTCTTAAAATGGTTTGGATTATAA